The DNA region AGTCTCAAGAAAGCCTTTATAAATAACTGAAACAAATTCATGGTGTTTTATGGGGAGGAGATGACAGTACCCGAAGTTGTAGCTTCTATTAGAATAGAAAATGTGGTTGCATCAGCATCACTAAATCAAAGGCTCGACTTAAACGCAATCGTCAAAGGGTACCCTGGAGTGGAGTATCGTCCAGAGCAATTTCCAGGTCTAGTTTTCAGGTTAAAACGACCTAAAACTGCAACACTGATATTTAATTCTGGAAAAATGGTATGCACAGGAGCAAAATCAGAAAAAGAATCCAAGCGAGCAGTCATGAAAGTCGTAAGGGAACTCAAAAAAAGCGGCATAATCATTGTGGGAAAACCCGAAATTAACATTCAAAACATCGTTGCTTCGGGAAACTTAGCAGGATTAATCGACCTTGAACGTTCAGCATATACACTGGGCAGAACCATGTACGAGCCAGAACAGTTCCCTGGCCTTATCTATCGCATGGATGATCCAAAAGTCGTAATTCTTCTTTTTGCGAGCGGAAAACTTGTGTGCACCGGAGCCAAAGAAGAGGTCAACGTATATGA from Candidatus Bathyarchaeum sp. includes:
- a CDS encoding TATA-box-binding protein — protein: MTVPEVVASIRIENVVASASLNQRLDLNAIVKGYPGVEYRPEQFPGLVFRLKRPKTATLIFNSGKMVCTGAKSEKESKRAVMKVVRELKKSGIIIVGKPEINIQNIVASGNLAGLIDLERSAYTLGRTMYEPEQFPGLIYRMDDPKVVILLFASGKLVCTGAKEEVNVY